The Macadamia integrifolia cultivar HAES 741 unplaced genomic scaffold, SCU_Mint_v3 scaffold188, whole genome shotgun sequence genome contains a region encoding:
- the LOC122065099 gene encoding uncharacterized protein LOC122065099 encodes METFLGFQQKKEGEDDNSCSYKLVPWLSWDEWNFVRESLFSSSPDSIAAALRRVSAWRSRGCLPVAVDVTASIVEIQQKDPFFGEGRTNDVLESEEMLAMLYCMANMRLVNGVVEKTRKRTQISIAEAADAIGIPRMLIDIRHEGSHRDLPSLQLVRLASLKALDWLRSYYWEPQKSAIPFRNGGVGNVRKEIMSRLREFIFHLKTRQSMHSIKGKRVKQSELWCGGSKFFSRMAGKLQSPKSQGPKRHMTKILRNLVQLYSLYPSEVVSVLSEFLLKTSDSSAGNGMESSDNLLADCFCGNSKILISTIHDWKYVIMRLSSKEPELLLTIFKSVLEMIETREAMKSDIGHHCISSEHKAEILQIEHLSSLVPWLLGNLNEVKQHRLTGFLAETDVSVVETNVISKTTLNELLRKCLLILALGNKQLSGSTLLLAQMTGNSSLVERLKKLTALSFPDCDFIESSTCMGMGDTLLEQENYIRQVEEKLESLKWHRMKGEMVNIVPTIVDEGTEKNMWSVAKSWNPCPIGMLPRALGSLGILPILDRKVDYPKVHHQKVEESSEANEHWKLNRCRGKREATCDIRILEGSIASKKMRETSDGGHLDGRDGSSLKADEGLLMIDGIWKKVATQELQAIGSAVRILV; translated from the exons ATGGAGACTTTCCTAGGGTTTCAGcagaaaaaagaaggggaagatgaCAATTCCTGCAGTTACAAGCTGGTTCCATGGTTAAGCTGGGATGAATGGAACTTCGTCAGAGAATCTCTATTCTCGTCTTCTCCAGACTCTATTGCTGCGGCTCTTAGAAGA GTATCCGCGTGGCGAAGCAGAGGTTGTCTTCCAGTTGCGGTTGATGTTACGGCCTCTATAGTTGAAATTCAGCAGAAAGATCCTTTTTTTGG GGAGGGTCGCACTAATGATGTTTTGGAATCAGAGGAAATGCTGGCTATGCTATATTGCATGGCTAACATGAG ACTTGTGAATGGTGTCGTTGAGAAAACACGTAAAAGAACACAGATTTCTATTGCTGAGGCGGCTGATGCAATTGGTATTCCACGTATGCTGATTGACATTCGCCATG AGGGTTCTCATCGTGATCTCCCCTCACTTCAGCTGGTTCGTCTAGCCTCTTTGAAG GCACTTGATTGGTTGCGATCTTATTATTGGGAGCCTCAAAAGAGTGCAATTCCATTTCGAAACGGTGGTGTTGGTAACGTTAGAAAAGAAATCATGTCTCGACTGCGTGAATTTATCTTTCATCTAAAGACTAGGCAGTCTATGCATTCAATCAAGGGAAAAC gtGTTAAACAGTCTGAACTATGGTGTGGGGGTTCTAAGTTCTTCTCCCGGATGGCTGGGAAGCTCCAATCTCCAAAATCTCAAG GTCCTAAAAGACACATGACCAAGATTCTGCGGAATCTTGTTCAGTTATATTCTTTGTACCCCTCAGAAGTAGTTTCAGTGTTATCCGAGTTCCTACTGAAGACATCTGATTCCTCAGCTGGAAATGGGATGGAGTCCTCAGATAATTTGCTAGCGGACTGCTTCTGTGGCAATTCAAAAATCCTCATAAGCACAATTCATGACTGGAAATACGTAATCATGCGGCTGTCAAGTAAGGAACCGGAATTGCTGCTGACCATTTTCAAGTCAGTTCTTGAAATGATTGAGACTCGGGAAGCCATGAAATCTGATATAG GACATCATTGCATTTCATCAGAGCATAAGGCTGAGATTCTTCAAATTGAACATCTTTCATCACTGGTTCCATGGCTCCTTGGGAATCTTAATGAAGTAAAACAACATAGACTCACAGGATTTTTGGCTGAAACTGATGTTTCTGTGGTAGAAACAAATGTTATATCAAAAACAACATTAAATGAACTCCTACGGAAATGTCTTTTGATATTAGCTCTGGGCAACAAACAACTCTCTGGTTCTACACTGCTTCTTGCGCAAATGACAGGAAACAGCTCTCTAGTAGAGAGGCTTAAGAAACTGACGGCATTAAGCTTTCCAGACTGTGATTTCATTGAAAGTTCTACATGTATGGGTATGGGAGACACCCTTCTCGAACAGGAGAATTACATAAGACAGGTAGAGGAAAAGCTGGAGTCTCTTAAATGGCATCGGATGAAGGGTGAAATGGTCAATATAGTGCCAACAATTGTTGATGAGGGAACAGAGAAAAACATGTGGTCTGTAGCCAAGTCATGGAACCCATGTCCAATTGGTATGTTGCCTCGAGCTCTAGGTTCTTTAGGCATTCTTCCTATTCTCGACAGAAAAGTTGACTACCCAAAGGTCCACCATCAAAAGGTTGAAGAATCCTCCGAAGCCAATGAGCACTGGAAGCTAAATCGTTGTCGTGGAAAGAGAGAAGCGACTTGTGATATCAGGATTTTGGAGGGCTCAATTGCCTCTAAGAAAATGAGGGAGACATCAGATGGTGGTCACTTGGACGGCCGGGATGGTTCATCACTGAAAGCTGACGAAGGCTTACTGATGATTGATGGGATTTGGAAGAAGGTTGCAACCCAGGAATTACAAGCCATTGGATCTGCTGTAAGGATTTTGGTATGA
- the LOC122065110 gene encoding UDP-glucose iridoid glucosyltransferase-like: MSSYTNGGVVVVVDEMEKRERSAGGHLVLLPCPLQGHMNPMLHLANLLHSKGFSITIVHTQFKSPNPSGYPSDINFKSIPDGLSKDQEDDLVSLLLNLNLNCEAPVRDFLLQMQSNRSGQEPFLGIIHDASLYFVSAIADDMKLPRFAFKTNNMTFYVGYLLTTQKGCHPIKDEELEEPVFVLPFLKIKDLPEVKSSDLHIQVGKMVDATRTATAVICNTLKQLEQNALPMFQQDLSIPVFLVGPLHKYSISPPTTATDRSCISWLDTQAPSSVIYISFGSLVTISGSELVEMAWGLANSKKNFLWVVRPSSVHNSQWVELLPKEFEELITNGRGRIVKWVPQQEVLAHPAIGGFWTHSGWNSTLESITEGVPMLCSPRFGDQRINARLVSCVWGVGIQIENDGMERGLIEKSIRRVMVDKEGMEMKRRAMDLKEKIEISLNKGGSSYVASEKLKFFIKNG; this comes from the exons ATGTCTTCATACACCAATGGTGGAGTGGTTGTAGTAGTAGATGAAATGGAGAAGCGCGAAAGGAGTGCTGGTGGTCACTTGGTGCTTCTCCCATGTCCCCTGCAAGGCCACATGAACCCAATGCTTCACTTGGCCAATCTTCTTCACTCCAAAGGTTTTTCTATCACAATTGTTCATACACAATTCAAATCTCCAAATCCTTCCGGATACCCATCTGACATCAACTTTAAATCTATCCCTGATGGCTTATCAAAAGATCAAGAGGATGATTTAGtatctctcctcttaaatcttaatCTAAATTGCGAAGCTCCAGTTCGCGATTTCTTGTTGCAAATGCAATCTAACCGCAGCGGGCAAGAACCATTTTTGGGTATCATCCATGATGCTAGTTTGTACTTTGTATCAGCCATTGCAGATGATATGAAGCTTCCTAGATTTGCTTTCAAAACAAACAATATGACTTTTTATGTTGGTTATTTGCTAACCACACAAAAGGGTTGCCATCCAATCAAAG ATGAGGAATTGGAGGAGCCAGTCTTTGTGCTACCATTCCTTAAAATCAAGGACCTACCAGAGGTCAAATCATCAGATTTGCATATACAAGTTGGTAAAATGGTTGATGCAACAAGGACTGCTACTGCAGTAATTTGCAACACCTTGAAGCAACTTGAACAAAATGCATTACCCATGTTTCAACAAGATCTTTCTATACCTGTCTTCCTTGTTGGTCCTCTCCATAAATACTCCATATCTCCTCCTACTACTGCAACAGATAGAAGTTGTATTTCTTGGCTAGACACTCAAGCACCTAGCTCTGTTATCTACATAAGCTTTGGTAGCTTAGTTACCATCAGTGGAAGTGAACTAGTGGAGATGGCTTGGGGGTTAGCCAACAGTAAAAAAAACTTCCTATGGGTGGTAAGACCTAGCTCAGTCCATAACTCACAATGGGTGGAACTGCTTCCCAAAGAGTTTGAAGAGCTAATAACAAATGGAAGGGGTAGGATTGTCAAATGGGTACCTCAACAGGAAGTATTAGCTCACCCTGCCATTGGAGGCTTTTGGACACACTCTGGTTGGAATTCAACATTAGAGAGTATAACTGAAGGAGTTCCTATGCTTTGTTCACCTAGATTTGGGGACCAAAGGATAAATGCTAGACTGGTAAGTTGTGTGTGGGGAGTGGGAATACAaatagaaaatgatgggatGGAGAGAGGATTGATAGAGAAGAGTATAAGAAGAGTTATGGTTGACAAGGAAGGGATGGAGATGAAGAGAAGAGCCATGGatcttaaagaaaaaatagaaatttctctCAACAAAGGTGGTTCTTCTTATGTAGCTTCGGAGAAGctgaaa